From Parvularculales bacterium:
GCCCCGTTAACGGTTATGACACGCTCAGGATTATCCTGCGCTATCTCCTGAAAAGCGCATCGCAGGCTCTCATGGAAAGCGGCTTCTTTGCTGTCATAGACGACAAAAGGATTTTTATCTGTCTTACGGTCGTCCACCCGCGCCATGGATTGTTCAACGGAAACATCCAGAAAAAGCGTCAGGTCGGGAACCAGATCACCGGCGATTTGAGCATTCAGCGCCTTGATGGCGGCCTTATCTCCCCCCCGTGCATATCCCTGATAGGCCAGAGTGGAATCCATAAAACGGTCACAGATTACCCATCCCCCTTCTTCAATAAACGGCCTTATAAGCTGATCAAGATGCTCTGCACGG
This genomic window contains:
- the tmk gene encoding dTMP kinase encodes the protein RAEHLDQLIRPFIEEGGWVICDRFMDSTLAYQGYARGGDKAAIKALNAQIAGDLVPDLTLFLDVSVEQSMARVDDRKTDKNPFVVYDSKEAAFHESLRCAFQEIAQDNPERVITVNGAGSPDEVAREIWSVVEVHLDPPPLPSAGTHG